A portion of the Glycine max cultivar Williams 82 chromosome 10, Glycine_max_v4.0, whole genome shotgun sequence genome contains these proteins:
- the LOC100814280 gene encoding glucomannan 4-beta-mannosyltransferase 9 has translation MESFQGSRDDISYQMGLIWSQVKEPVIVPMLRVSVFLCLAMSLMMLVERVYMGIVICLVKLFGRRPEKRYKWEPMKDDVELGNSSYPMVLVQVPMYNEREVYQLSIGAACGLSWPSDRIIIQVLDDSTNPTIKELVQMECSRWASKGVNIKYEVRDNRDGYKAGALKEGMKRNYVKQCDYVAIFDADFQPDPDFLWRTVPFLVNNPELALVQARWKFVNANECLMTRMQEMSLDYHFTVEQEVGSCTYAFFGFNGTAGVWRISALYESGGWNHRTTVEDMDLAVRASLRGWKFLYLPNLKVKNELPSTLNAYRFQQHRWSCGPANLFMKMFMEIMRNRKVSLYKKIYVIYSFFFVRKVVAHINTFMFYCIVLPATVVVPEVVVPKWGAVYIPSIITLLNAVGTPRSLHLLVFWILFENTMSLHRTKATIIGLLEGSRANEWIVTQKGKPPKSRFRIRIHHMLELLVGFYLFFCGCYDIMFGKNRYYIFLYIQSIAFFIMAFGYVGIFDPNS, from the exons ATGGAATCATTTCAAGGTTCAAGGGATGACATTTCCTACCAAATGGGTTTGATTTGGAGCCAAGTGAAGGAGCCAGTGATCGTGCCAATGCTGAGGGTGTCAGTGTTTCTGTGCTTGGCCATGTCGTTGATGATGCTGGTCGAGAGGGTGTACATGGGCATTGTCATTTGCTTGGTGAAGCTGTTTGGTCGAAGACCCGAGAAGCGTTACAAGTGGGAGCCTATGAAGGACGATGTTGAGTTGGGAAACTCTAGTTATCCCATGGTCTTGGTCCAAGTCCCAATGTACAACGAAAGAGAg GTTTATCAACTATCAATTGGTGCAGCTTGTGGTCTTTCTTGGCCTTCAGACAGAATCATCATACAAGTTCTTGATGATTCTACTAACCCAACAATCAAG GAGCTGGTGCAAATGGAATGTAGTAGATGGGCGAGCAAAGGGGTGAACATAAAGTACGAGGTGAGGGACAACAGAGACGGGTACAAAGCAGGGGCTCTGAAAGAAGGCATGAAACGGAACTACGTGAAGCAATGTGACTATGTTGCCATCTTTGACGCGGATTTTCAACCGGACCCTGATTTCCTCTGGCGAACTGTCCCATTCCTTGTCAACAACCCTGAACTTGCTCTTGTTCAGGCACGTTGGAAGTTTG tGAATGCCAATGAATGTTTGATGACCAGGATGCAAGAGATGTCACTGGATTACCATTTCACTGTGGAACAAGAAGTGGGGTCTTGCACTTATGCCTTCTTTGGCTTCAACG GAACTGCTGGTGTATGGAGAATTTCGGCGCTGTATGAGTCTGGAGGGTGGAATCATAGGACCACAGTGGAAGATATGGACCTGGCTGTGCGAGCCAGTCTCAGAGGATGGAAATTCTTGTACCTGCCCAATTTGAAG GTTAAAAACGAATTACCAAGTACTTTGAATGCCTACCGTTTCCAACAGCACAGGTGGTCTTGTGGACCAGCCAATCTTTTCATGAAAATGTTCATGGAGATTATGAGAAACAGG AAAGTGTCCTTGTATAAGAAGATATATGTTATTTACAGCTTCTTCTTTGTCCGGAAGGTCGTGGCCCACATCAACACTTTTATGTTCTATTGCATTGTGTTACCCGCTACAGTTGTGGTGCCTGAGGTGGTTGTCCCCAAGTGGGGTGCTGTTTACATCCCTTCCATCATCACACTCCTAAATGCTGTTGGAACTCCAAG GTCACTCCACTTGCTGGTCTTCTGGATTCTCTTTGAGAATACCATGTCTCTGCATCGAACAAAGGCAACAATTATTGGTCTGCTAGAGGGTAGTCGAGCGAATGAATGGATTGTCACTCAAAAGGGTAAACCACCCAAAAGTCGGTTCAGGATAAG GATTCATCATATGTTGGAACTTCTTGTTGGATTCTACCTCTTCTTCTGTGGCTGCTATGATATTATGTTCGGGAAAAACCGCTACTACATATTCCTATACATTCAATCAATTGCTTTCTTCATCATGGCCTTTGGATATGTTGGCATTTTCGATCCCAACTCCTAG
- the LOC100805198 gene encoding uncharacterized protein codes for MGQLAQDKAERPTRTFGANTEKNPKEECKAVLTRGQKKAQEEGKVEEEDRTEEDRTEIPEGRIEEEEKVASPPTTKSQKAREARKEEPPALPQDLPYPVVPTKKNKERYFKRFLEIFKGLEITMPFREALQQMPLYSKFMKDILTKKGKYIDNENIVVGGNCSAIIQRKLPKKFKDPGSVTIPCTIGKETVNKALIDLGASINLMPLSMCKRIGNLKIDPTKMTLQLADRSITRPYGVVEDVLVKVRHFTFPVDFVIMDIEEDTDIPLILGRPFMLTSNCVVDMGNGNLELSIDNQKITFDLFKAMKYLQEGWKCFRVEEIDKEDVSILETPQSSLEKAMVNALDCLTSEEEKDLKACLEDLDRQDSIPEGEAKFETLEEKVPSEKKKVELKILPDHLKYVFLEEDKPVVISNALTTEEENRLVDILKKHREAIG; via the coding sequence ATGGGCCAATTGGCACAAGACAAAGCTGAACGGCCCACCAGAACTTTCGGGGCTAACACGGAGAAGAATCCAAAGGAAGAATGCAAGGCCGTGCTGACTCGAGGGCAGAAGAAAGCACAGGAGGAAGGtaaggttgaagaagaagacCGGACAGAGGAAGATAGGACAGAGATACCAGAGGGAaggatagaagaagaagagaaggtggCATCACCACCTACAACCAAGAGCCAGAAAGCACGGGAAGCCAGGAAAGAAGAACCACCAGCCCTACCACAAGATCTcccatatcctgtggtacccACCAAGAAGAACAAGGAACGCTACTTCAAGCGTTTCTTGGAAATATTCAAAGGGCTGGAGATCACTATGCCATTCAGGGAAGCCTTACAGCAGATGCCCCTCTACTCCAAATTTATGAAAGACATCCTCACCAAGAAGGGGAAGTACATTGACAATGAGAACATTGTGGTAGGGGGTAACTGCAGTGCTATAATACAGAGGAAGCTACCCAAGAAGTTTAAGGACCCCGGAAGTGTTACCATTCCGTGCACCATAGGGAAGGAGACGGTGAACAAGGCCCTCATTGACTTGGGAGCAAGTATCAATCTGATGCCCTTGTCAATGTGTAAAAGAATTGGGAATCTGAAGATAGATCCTACCAAGATGACGCTTCAGCTAGCTGACCGCTCGATTACAAGACCGTACGGGGTGGTAGAAGATGTCCTAGTCAAGGTACGCCACTTTACTTTTCCGGTGGACTTTGTCATAATGGATATCGAAGAAGACACAGACATTCCCCTCATCCTAGGCAGACCATTCATGCTGACTTCCAACTGTGTGGTGGATATGGGGAATGGGAACTTGGAGCTGAGTATTGACAACCAGAAGATCACCTTCGACCTCTTCAAAGCAATGAAGTATCTACAGGAAGGTTGGAAGTGTTTCAGAGTAGAAGAGATTGATAAGGAAGACGTCAGTATTCTTGAGACACCACAGTCTTCACTGGAGAAAGCAATGGTAAATGCTTTGGACTGTCTAACCAGTGAAGAGGAGAAAGATCTAAAGGCTTGCTTGGAAGACTTGGATCGACAAGACAGTATTCCGGAGGGAGAAGCCAAGTTTGAGACGCTAGAAGAGAAAGTTCCGTCCGAGAAGAAGAAGGTAGAGTTGAAGATATTACCCGATCATTTAAAGTATGTGTTCTTGGAGGAAGACAAGCCTGTGGTAATCAGCAATGCACTCACGACAGAAGAGGAAAATAGGTTAGTAGATATCCTCAAGAAACACAGGGAGGCTATTGGATGA